The following proteins are encoded in a genomic region of Dioscorea cayenensis subsp. rotundata cultivar TDr96_F1 chromosome 8, TDr96_F1_v2_PseudoChromosome.rev07_lg8_w22 25.fasta, whole genome shotgun sequence:
- the LOC120267682 gene encoding uncharacterized GPI-anchored protein At4g28100-like, with product MHSYHLRSLSPKKPRTTTTTTTTTMASLSLRFLIYLFLLLLCIHSSEQQQQPLNPVTVPAHPTSDDLFNQTCHLDLSAELFGGVAEACGQTLDRGRCCPVLAAWLFAAHARSALDLHSGQEQTPSINPTAAGDVLPVMPDSDSQRCVDALQSSLTSRDIRLPKPNATCDTVLCFCGIRLHDLGSLSCPAAFNVSGHRNATPTPALKELERSCGNASYAGCTRCLGALHKLEENEKNETRSSRMMNRDCQLMGLTWLLTRNRTAFIPTVSAVLRAILYTNHPQQYTYTCSPDQENMPLAVDSLQFRNLDSSSASYYPRFALNHYPYSIHVLIFYLLLFQY from the exons ATGCACTCTTATCATCTTCGCTCTCTTTCTCCAAAGAaaccaagaacaacaacaacaacaacaacaacaacaatggcgTCTCTATCTCTCCGTTTCCTCATCTATCtattcctcctcctcctctgcaTCCACTCGTcggagcagcagcagcaaccACTGAACCCAGTCACAGTCCCTGCCCACCCAACCTCCGACGATCTCTTCAACCAAACATGCCATCTGGACCTCTCCGCCGAACTCTTCGGAGGAGTCGCCGAAGCCTGTGGCCAAACCCTCGACCGTGGCCGCTGCTGCCCTGTCCTCGCCGCATGGCTCTTCGCCGCCCACGCACGCTCCGCCCTCGACCTTCACAGCGGACAGGAGCAAACCCCTTCCATCAACCCCACCGCCGCCGGCGATGTCCTTCCTGTCATGCCTGACTCCGACTCTCAGCGCTGCGTGGACGCGCTGCAGAGCTCGTTAACCAGCCGTGACATTCGCCTGCCGAAGCCCAACGCGACATGTGATACAGTGCTATGTTTCTGTGGCATTAGGCTTCATGATCTTGGCTCCTTGAGTTGCCCGGCGGCGTTTAATGTATCCGGCCACCGGAATGCCACTCCGACGCCGGCGCTGAAGGAGTTGGAACGGAGCTGTGGCAATGCTTCCTATGCTGGCTGTACTCGTTGCCTTGGGGCTCTTCACAAG CTGGAGGAGAACGAGAAAAATGAGACTAGGAGCAGCAGGATGATGAATAGGGACTGCCAGCTCATGGGGCTGACGTGGCTGCTGACTAGGAACAGGACGGCCTTCATCCCAACGGTGTCCGCTGTCCTGCGGGCCATTCTATACACTAATCATCCGCAGCAATACACGTACACATGTAGCCCGGACCAAGAGAACATGCCTCTCGCCGTCGATTCCCTCCAGTTCCGCAACCTCGACTCCTCCTCCGCTTCGTACTATCCTCGCTTCGCCCTCAACCATTACCCTTATTCCATCCATGTCCTCATCTTCTATCTTCTGTTATTCCAGTATTAG